One Drosophila willistoni isolate 14030-0811.24 chromosome 2R unlocalized genomic scaffold, UCI_dwil_1.1 Seg167, whole genome shotgun sequence DNA segment encodes these proteins:
- the LOC26529793 gene encoding uncharacterized protein LOC26529793, with amino-acid sequence MDTWQKESDSQIDYYYDDSPLRLPSISIRDVLLDYQQFKAARVLQLHFRGWLCRKRFLKQRAAVTTISRWFRGYICSKKRFFATQEDLQATVLAYYNHYAIKIQAFYRGWRNRLFIHDVRALTRMQLNAAQDVINCIAYQLHTLLREQKLPGVYSLRATDCQIKVEELLGTLLLRFLNGRAHGKNAERRDNLLNARKEFRNSIYWTFVPFRGLLCDHDGTDFVASQSNKEMDVYMARVVTLFEEARRDLTIQKNRRAATLKRKLQLGRDMEIRRQQKFCNDIFKRLLRWNKLNDILPEDIWETKPRTITNLLEALDEASMDSSPNCYCKPQLSENNLCN; translated from the exons ATGGACACCTGGCAGAAGGAAAGTGATTCACAGATTGACTACTACTATGACGATTCTCCGCTACGTCTTCCAAGTATAAG CATAAGAGATGTCTTATTAGATTATCAGCAATTCAAGGCTGCCAGAGTTTTGCAACTGCATTTTCGAGGTTGGCTTTGTCGTAAGAGATTCCTTAAGCAAAGAGCTGCAGTCACAACTATTTCCCGATGGTTTCGTGGATATATTTGTAGCAAAAAGCGCTTTTTTGCCACACAAGAAGATTTACAAGCAACTGTTTTGGCATACTATAATCACTATGCTATCAAAATTCAGGCATTCTATAGAGGTTGGCGCAATCGTCTCTTTATACACGATGTTCGTGCTCTGACCAGGATGCAATTGAATGCCGCCCAAGATGTTATTAACTGCATTGCCTATCAGTTGCATACCTTACTGCGAGAGCAGAAATTACCTGGAGTATATTCGTTACGAGCAACAGA CTGCCAAATAAAAGTGGAGGAGCTTTTAGGTACTTTATTACTTCGCTTTCTGAATGGTCGAGCGCATGGCAAAAATGCAGAGCGTCGTGATAATCTCTTAAATGCTCGCAAGGAATTTAGGAACTCGATATACTGGACCTTTGTTCCATTCCGTGGCCTACTATGTGACCACGATGGCACCGATTTTGTTGCCTCACAGAGTAACAAAGAGATGGATGTGTATATGGCACGTGTCGTCACCTTGTTTGAGGAAGCGCGTCGAGATTTGACAATACAGAAAAACCGTAGAGCAGCAACGCTCA AACGAAAACTTCAATTAGGACGAGACATGGAAATACGTAGGcaacaaaaattttgcaatGATATTTTTAAGAGATTATTACGTTGGAATAAACTAAATGATATCCTTCCTGAGGATATCTGGGAAACAAAACCGCGGACCATTACAAACCTCTTGGAGGCATTAGATGAGGCCTCAATGGATAGTTCGCCCAATTGTTATTGTAAACCCCAATTGTCAGAGAACAATTTATGTAATTAG